One genomic window of Coleofasciculus sp. FACHB-1120 includes the following:
- a CDS encoding DUF2254 domain-containing protein, with translation MKNIKLGKLWDSLHSSYWFVPTLMAVIAIALAVGMLSLDRAGKSGPLESLGWIYTGGPDGARTLLSSVAGSMITVAGTAFSITIVALTLASSQFGPRLMRNFMQDTGNQVVLGTFIGTFIYCLLVLRTVRGDDYDVFVPQTSVTMGMVLAIASIGVLIYFIHHVSTSMQASHIIRDVGRELDNAIDRLFPQKIGQGKSVPKQRSVAEIPAEFDKEAAPILAKESGYLQAIDDELLMKIATSKDLLLRLKYRPGKFIVEGSELVMIWPGERVNKKLIHHLNQAFIFGEQRTEQQDIEFPINQLVEIAARAISPGINDPFTAIQCINQITAALCRLAERDFPSPYRYDNDNNLRAIANPVTFAELVDAAFNQIRQYSKPDIAVRIRLLEAIALIANHTRNQKDRAALLRHAQMIERSSQQEVSEEVDRKDIEERYLAAVKALEEF, from the coding sequence ATGAAAAACATTAAGCTGGGCAAACTTTGGGACTCGCTCCACTCCAGCTACTGGTTCGTACCAACACTGATGGCAGTGATTGCGATCGCGCTAGCAGTCGGAATGCTAAGCCTCGATCGAGCAGGCAAATCTGGCCCGCTAGAGTCCTTGGGTTGGATCTATACAGGAGGGCCAGATGGAGCGCGAACGCTGCTTTCATCTGTTGCTGGTTCGATGATTACCGTTGCCGGAACCGCCTTCTCGATTACGATTGTTGCCCTCACCCTTGCTTCCTCCCAATTCGGCCCACGACTGATGCGGAACTTCATGCAGGATACGGGCAATCAAGTCGTCCTGGGCACATTTATCGGTACATTCATCTACTGCTTGCTGGTACTGCGAACCGTGCGGGGAGATGATTACGACGTGTTTGTGCCGCAAACTTCCGTCACAATGGGCATGGTGCTAGCGATCGCTAGCATCGGCGTCCTGATTTACTTTATCCATCACGTCTCAACCTCGATGCAGGCATCGCATATCATCAGAGACGTTGGCAGAGAGTTGGATAATGCTATCGATCGCTTATTTCCGCAGAAGATCGGGCAGGGTAAATCAGTACCAAAGCAGCGGTCGGTGGCGGAAATCCCAGCCGAGTTCGACAAGGAAGCGGCTCCCATCTTGGCGAAAGAAAGCGGTTATCTTCAAGCAATTGATGACGAGCTGTTAATGAAGATCGCCACCTCAAAAGACCTCCTCCTGCGTCTGAAATATCGTCCTGGCAAGTTTATTGTGGAAGGAAGCGAACTGGTGATGATTTGGCCTGGAGAACGGGTGAATAAAAAACTCATCCACCACCTGAACCAAGCATTTATTTTTGGCGAGCAACGCACCGAACAACAGGATATAGAATTCCCCATTAATCAGTTAGTTGAAATTGCCGCTCGTGCCATTTCTCCTGGCATCAACGATCCGTTCACGGCGATCCAGTGTATTAACCAGATAACCGCTGCACTTTGCCGTCTGGCGGAGAGAGATTTTCCCTCGCCCTACCGCTACGACAACGACAACAACCTGCGAGCGATCGCGAATCCGGTGACGTTTGCAGAATTAGTTGATGCTGCCTTTAACCAGATTCGACAGTACAGCAAACCGGATATAGCAGTGAGGATTCGATTGCTGGAAGCGATCGCACTCATCGCCAACCACACCCGCAACCAGAAAGATCGGGCGGCGTTGCTGCGTCATGCCCAGATGATCGAGCGCAGCAGCCAACAAGAGGTATCAGAAGAGGTAGACCGAAAGGATATTGAGGAGCGATATTTGGCAGCAGTAAAAGCGCTAGAGGAGTTTTAA
- a CDS encoding metallophosphoesterase gives MKQKTLKYILLSLLGVLSTYGIWGLAIEPYLIDREEYVAQIPDLPSSWQGKKIGLISDMQVGMPLGNTSTIRRIVKQLIEERPAAVLIAGDFLYEPGKNPTEEINKVAELVRPLTQADIPTYAVLGNHDYRMKNSKATSNDEPLATQMRQALEVIGVQVLNNEAVALELPGTGNQAEAIANQPLYLVGIGAHLPKQDKPLVALAQVPKSAPRLVMMHNPNTFDALPPSTAPLAVAGHTHGGQINLLPFGLTPVWFLLTYDEEELVHDAGWIEDYGQPGNHLYVNRGIGFSRVPLRINAPPEITIFTLQPPS, from the coding sequence ATGAAGCAGAAAACCCTCAAATACATCCTACTTAGCCTATTGGGAGTGCTGAGTACCTACGGGATTTGGGGTTTAGCCATCGAACCCTATTTAATCGATCGGGAAGAGTATGTTGCACAAATCCCCGATCTCCCCTCTAGCTGGCAAGGGAAAAAAATTGGCTTAATCTCCGATATGCAGGTGGGGATGCCTTTGGGTAATACCTCCACCATCCGCCGGATTGTCAAGCAACTGATAGAAGAGCGTCCCGCCGCCGTGCTAATTGCGGGTGACTTTCTCTATGAACCCGGTAAGAACCCCACTGAAGAAATCAACAAAGTTGCTGAACTGGTACGTCCGCTAACCCAGGCAGACATTCCCACCTATGCCGTGCTGGGCAATCATGACTATCGGATGAAAAACTCCAAAGCAACTTCCAATGATGAGCCGTTAGCCACGCAAATGCGTCAAGCACTAGAAGTTATAGGTGTGCAAGTCCTCAACAATGAAGCCGTGGCGCTGGAATTGCCTGGAACCGGCAATCAGGCAGAAGCGATCGCCAATCAACCTTTATACCTGGTGGGCATAGGGGCACACCTCCCGAAACAAGACAAACCCCTAGTTGCTTTAGCTCAGGTGCCAAAGTCGGCACCCCGGTTAGTGATGATGCACAATCCCAACACCTTTGATGCACTACCTCCCAGTACCGCACCGCTAGCAGTGGCAGGACACACCCACGGCGGGCAGATTAACCTCTTGCCCTTTGGATTGACGCCCGTGTGGTTTTTGCTCACCTATGACGAAGAGGAACTGGTGCATGACGCTGGTTGGATTGAAGACTACGGGCAACCGGGGAATCACTTATATGTAAATCGAGGCATTGGTTTCAGTCGGGTTCCCCTCCGCATTAATGCCCCACCTGAAATCACGATATTCACGCTCCAGCCGCCCTCCTAG
- the ftsH3 gene encoding ATP-dependent zinc metalloprotease FtsH3 has translation MNKRWRNAGLYALLAIVVIALGTAFLDKQPQSRETWKYSKLIQEVQDGRIERVGLSADRTKALVTAQDGSKIVVNLPNDPDLISILSTKGVDISVLPQSDDSFWFRALSSLFFPVLLLVGLFFLLRRAQSGPGSQAMNFGKSKARVQMEPQTQVTFGDVAGIDQAKLELNEVVDFLKNADRFTAIGAKIPKGVLLVGPPGTGKTLLARAVAGEAGVPFFSISGSEFVEMFVGVGASRVRDLFEQAKANAPCIVFIDEIDAVGRQRGAGLGGGNDEREQTLNQLLTEMDGFEGNTGIIIIAATNRPDVLDAALLRPGRFDRQVVVDRPDYAGRLEILNVHARGKTLAKDVDLEKIARRTPGFTGADLSNLLNEAAILAARRNLTEISMDEINDAIDRVLAGPEKKDRVMSEKRKTLVAYHEAGHALVGALMPDYDPVQKISIIPRGRAGGLTWFTPSEDRMDSGLYSRSYLQNQMAVALGGRLAEEIIFGEEEVTTGASNDLQQVARVARQMVMRFGMSARLGQVALGRQQGNMFLGRDIAAERDFSEATAATIDDEVHNLVDQAYHRAKEVLLNNRHILDQLAQMLIEKETVDAEELQEVLANNDVKMAAIA, from the coding sequence GTGAACAAACGGTGGAGAAATGCAGGGCTGTATGCGCTGCTGGCAATAGTTGTAATCGCCTTAGGAACAGCATTTTTAGACAAACAACCCCAAAGCCGGGAAACCTGGAAATACAGCAAGTTAATTCAGGAAGTTCAAGACGGTCGGATTGAAAGAGTTGGTCTTAGTGCCGACCGCACTAAGGCGCTTGTTACAGCACAAGACGGCAGCAAGATTGTCGTTAACCTGCCTAATGACCCAGACCTGATTAGCATTCTGTCCACCAAGGGTGTAGACATTTCAGTTTTGCCCCAGAGCGATGACAGCTTCTGGTTCCGCGCCTTGAGCAGTCTGTTCTTCCCCGTTCTGCTTCTGGTTGGATTGTTCTTTTTGCTACGACGCGCTCAGAGTGGCCCAGGCTCTCAAGCGATGAACTTTGGCAAATCCAAAGCCAGAGTCCAAATGGAGCCACAAACCCAAGTAACTTTTGGGGATGTCGCTGGCATTGACCAAGCCAAGCTAGAGCTGAATGAAGTCGTTGACTTCCTCAAGAACGCCGACCGCTTCACCGCGATTGGAGCAAAAATTCCCAAAGGCGTGCTGCTAGTTGGACCTCCAGGAACGGGTAAAACGCTGCTAGCTCGTGCAGTTGCTGGGGAAGCAGGCGTGCCTTTCTTCTCTATCTCTGGTTCTGAGTTTGTAGAAATGTTCGTCGGTGTCGGTGCATCTCGCGTGCGCGACCTGTTTGAACAAGCCAAGGCAAATGCTCCCTGTATCGTATTTATCGATGAAATTGATGCCGTGGGGCGTCAGCGGGGTGCAGGTTTAGGCGGCGGTAACGATGAGCGGGAACAAACCCTCAACCAGTTGCTGACCGAGATGGACGGCTTCGAGGGCAACACGGGGATTATTATCATCGCTGCTACGAACCGCCCAGATGTACTGGATGCAGCACTGCTGCGTCCGGGTCGCTTTGACCGTCAGGTGGTCGTGGATCGTCCCGATTATGCCGGTCGCTTGGAGATTCTCAACGTTCACGCCCGTGGCAAAACGCTGGCGAAGGATGTGGATCTGGAGAAGATCGCTCGTCGTACCCCTGGTTTCACGGGTGCTGACCTCTCCAACTTGCTCAACGAAGCAGCCATTCTGGCGGCTCGTCGCAACCTCACCGAAATCTCGATGGATGAAATCAATGATGCCATCGACCGAGTGCTAGCTGGCCCAGAGAAGAAAGACCGAGTGATGAGCGAGAAGCGCAAAACCTTGGTGGCTTATCACGAAGCGGGTCACGCTCTCGTCGGTGCATTGATGCCAGATTATGACCCGGTGCAAAAGATCAGCATCATCCCTCGCGGTCGTGCAGGTGGTTTGACTTGGTTTACACCGAGTGAAGACCGGATGGATTCTGGTTTGTACAGCCGCTCTTATCTGCAAAATCAGATGGCAGTTGCCTTGGGCGGTCGGCTTGCTGAAGAAATCATCTTCGGTGAAGAAGAAGTGACAACAGGTGCCTCAAATGACTTGCAGCAAGTGGCTCGTGTGGCGCGTCAAATGGTGATGCGATTTGGCATGAGCGCTCGCTTGGGACAAGTTGCTTTAGGTCGTCAGCAAGGCAATATGTTCTTGGGACGCGACATTGCCGCCGAGCGGGATTTCTCGGAAGCAACTGCGGCGACGATTGATGATGAAGTCCACAATTTGGTGGATCAAGCTTACCATCGTGCCAAAGAAGTGTTGCTGAATAACCGCCACATTCTGGATCAATTGGCTCAGATGCTCATTGAAAAAGAAACGGTAGATGCTGAGGAACTGCAAGAGGTTCTGGCGAATAACGACGTGAAGATGGCAGCGATCGCATAA
- a CDS encoding BrnT family toxin: MEFEWNPDKAKLNLEKHSISFQEASTVFNDPLSLTFPDPDRSVGENRYIIIGISRFGQLLVVAHTDRGEKVRVISARKATRQERRFYEEGS, translated from the coding sequence ATGGAATTTGAATGGAACCCGGATAAAGCGAAACTAAACCTTGAGAAGCATAGTATTTCCTTTCAGGAAGCTTCAACTGTGTTTAACGACCCACTCTCCCTCACCTTTCCCGATCCCGATCGTTCTGTTGGAGAAAATCGCTACATTATCATTGGTATATCTCGGTTTGGGCAACTTTTAGTTGTTGCACATACTGACCGAGGGGAAAAAGTTCGAGTCATTAGTGCCCGAAAAGCAACCCGACAGGAAAGGAGGTTTTATGAAGAAGGAAGTTGA
- a CDS encoding DUF389 domain-containing protein: protein MRQLLVQVPRGCGKTVLDIAQACDGANLSQFEATGADESLDVVIVHVSNGKVEELLEQLQSVPKLHVTLLPRGVIALQPPPFKAAQQVTDVQARSPIEIFLSGLQSVGSWKGFLGYAAAAGVVVWIGLFTNTSYLLVAAMLIAPFAGPAMNTAIATARGDGELLGRSLLRYFSALAVTILVTGAITLILRQEVVTSSMNATSTVSAVAVLLPLVAGAAGALNLVQSERSSLVSGAAVGMLVAASLAPPAGVVGMACAMGRWDMAVNGVFVLLLQLVGINLSASLMFRVYGLSAQGARYNRGKRWIFPSAFAATAVALFGLLTWQFSSSPELQRGSREQRAVAQIQKVVNDSGLAKLVEANVRFTPTNIKGQNTLLGTIYVQRQAGVTESSEEIRSRMTQTIQRQLLDKRFNVTPLIDVSVLEAP from the coding sequence ATGCGCCAACTACTTGTACAGGTTCCCCGTGGGTGTGGGAAAACTGTCCTTGACATCGCCCAAGCTTGTGACGGAGCGAATCTTTCCCAGTTTGAAGCGACTGGGGCTGATGAATCTTTAGACGTGGTAATCGTCCACGTCTCGAATGGAAAGGTTGAGGAACTACTCGAACAGTTGCAATCGGTGCCAAAATTGCACGTCACACTGCTTCCGCGTGGAGTCATCGCCTTGCAGCCACCGCCTTTTAAAGCAGCGCAGCAGGTGACAGATGTGCAGGCACGCAGCCCTATCGAAATTTTCCTCTCAGGGCTGCAAAGCGTTGGCTCGTGGAAAGGGTTTCTGGGATATGCAGCGGCGGCGGGTGTGGTGGTCTGGATCGGCTTGTTCACGAATACTAGCTATCTTCTCGTCGCTGCCATGCTGATTGCACCGTTTGCGGGGCCAGCGATGAATACAGCGATCGCTACGGCACGCGGTGATGGAGAACTTCTCGGACGGAGCCTTTTACGATATTTTTCAGCCCTGGCGGTAACAATCCTAGTAACTGGGGCAATCACTTTGATTCTGCGGCAGGAAGTAGTGACATCTTCCATGAACGCAACCAGTACGGTTTCGGCAGTAGCAGTTCTGCTGCCACTGGTTGCAGGTGCGGCAGGCGCTCTGAATCTTGTGCAATCGGAAAGAAGTAGCCTCGTGTCTGGGGCAGCCGTCGGAATGCTCGTTGCGGCTTCGCTGGCACCGCCTGCTGGAGTGGTGGGAATGGCTTGTGCAATGGGTCGCTGGGATATGGCTGTAAACGGCGTCTTTGTACTGTTGCTGCAACTGGTTGGGATTAATCTCTCCGCCTCCCTGATGTTCCGCGTCTATGGTCTGTCTGCTCAAGGTGCCCGCTATAACCGTGGCAAGCGCTGGATATTTCCGTCTGCCTTTGCAGCCACCGCCGTAGCGCTCTTTGGCTTGCTGACTTGGCAGTTTTCCTCCTCCCCAGAGCTTCAGCGCGGTAGCCGCGAACAGCGTGCTGTTGCCCAAATCCAGAAGGTAGTGAATGATAGCGGTTTGGCAAAACTGGTGGAGGCAAATGTTCGATTCACCCCCACGAATATCAAAGGTCAGAACACGCTGTTGGGTACCATTTATGTTCAGCGTCAGGCGGGTGTTACTGAGTCTTCGGAAGAGATTCGCTCTCGCATGACGCAGACGATCCAAAGGCAATTACTGGACAAAAGGTTTAACGTCACCCCTTTAATTGATGTCAGCGTTCTGGAAGCGCCTTAA
- a CDS encoding DUF3611 family protein, with protein MQTHSDTHSPSPTKQKISNIFRLIGWIAFWVGLGLAVASGIALLFAISGRNFANEANPALGVGIFWAVCGLLALLFGVFLSFRYTRIAKHLANPNSAVHPSKADTVQVLRLALITGLVGILLCLLGGGASLGVLVAKSVSQPPGVAITDPYKIIRALDVFVVLGNFNGIAGHFVNLVAALGLLKWVHNQ; from the coding sequence ATGCAAACTCACTCAGACACCCACTCACCTTCCCCAACTAAACAAAAAATCTCCAATATTTTTCGTCTTATAGGCTGGATTGCCTTCTGGGTAGGTTTAGGATTGGCTGTTGCTTCTGGCATCGCTTTATTATTTGCTATCTCAGGTCGTAACTTTGCCAACGAAGCAAATCCTGCCCTGGGAGTCGGTATATTCTGGGCGGTTTGCGGACTTTTAGCTCTTTTATTTGGTGTCTTTTTATCTTTCCGTTACACTCGCATCGCTAAGCATTTAGCAAATCCTAATTCGGCTGTGCATCCCTCCAAAGCCGATACTGTTCAAGTTCTGCGGCTAGCTTTAATTACAGGTTTGGTGGGAATTTTGTTATGTCTGTTGGGTGGTGGAGCAAGTCTGGGAGTGCTGGTAGCAAAATCTGTATCCCAACCTCCAGGTGTGGCAATCACCGACCCCTACAAGATTATTCGAGCGCTTGATGTTTTTGTGGTGTTAGGGAATTTTAATGGGATTGCCGGTCATTTTGTAAATCTGGTTGCTGCTCTAGGGCTGCTCAAGTGGGTGCATAATCAGTAA
- a CDS encoding ion transporter, translated as MSNLSPSEKRELKKEQGEVLQQLEDSLETPMLLLGFGWLALLVVELIWGLNPLLEIISNVIWIVFILDFALRLVLAPYKFVYLKQNWLTALSLLLPALRVFRITRVLRLLRASRGLRLVRVISSLNRGMRALRASMGRRGFGYIIALTLVVMLVGAAGMYAFESNLPNGDGLNDYGEALWWTAMLMTTIGGEYVPQTPEGRVLHLILALYAFTVFGYVTATLATFFIGRDAENEEAELASAKSIAALHEEIVALRTEIQSLSRQKPEA; from the coding sequence ATGAGCAATCTGAGTCCATCTGAAAAACGGGAACTCAAAAAAGAACAAGGCGAAGTTCTGCAACAGTTAGAAGACTCGCTAGAAACACCGATGCTATTGCTCGGTTTCGGGTGGCTGGCGTTGTTGGTTGTCGAACTAATTTGGGGCTTAAATCCCCTTCTGGAAATCATCAGCAACGTCATCTGGATCGTCTTTATTCTAGACTTCGCCTTGCGATTAGTTTTGGCTCCTTACAAATTTGTCTATCTCAAGCAAAACTGGCTAACCGCCCTTTCCCTATTGTTGCCAGCATTGCGCGTCTTCCGAATTACCCGCGTACTTCGCTTACTCAGAGCCAGCCGGGGGCTGCGGCTGGTGCGAGTCATTAGTTCTCTGAATCGCGGGATGCGTGCCCTCCGAGCCAGCATGGGTCGTCGTGGTTTTGGCTACATCATCGCGCTGACGCTGGTGGTGATGCTGGTGGGAGCCGCAGGGATGTATGCCTTTGAAAGCAACCTTCCTAATGGTGATGGACTGAATGACTACGGGGAAGCACTTTGGTGGACAGCGATGCTAATGACAACGATAGGTGGCGAATACGTGCCACAGACTCCAGAAGGTCGCGTGTTACACCTAATCCTAGCGCTGTACGCCTTCACCGTATTTGGTTACGTAACGGCAACCCTCGCCACATTCTTTATCGGGCGCGATGCTGAAAACGAAGAAGCCGAGTTAGCGAGTGCCAAGTCTATTGCCGCGTTGCACGAAGAGATAGTTGCATTGCGGACTGAGATTCAGTCGCTTTCCCGTCAGAAACCAGAAGCATGA
- a CDS encoding ATP-binding protein: MTTVPLPPNEIERLEALRRYNILDTPPEESFDRITALAARLFDVPIALVSLVDQFRAWFKSCYGFDTREINREATMCSFAILSKDVFVVADTRNDPRFACKPYAISEPGIRFYAGAPLIAKDGFNLGTLCLVDSKPRHELTVEQRATLADLAAMVVDELELRLAAHKIAQMDAALIEVTKGVSAATGEAFFYSLAQHLTKALDVDFALIGELAGKDEDKVSTIALYAQHEIADNIEYSLLNTPCKQVIRQRKLCCYPRDLQAQFPGNLLLAEMDVDSYIATPLLGSTGRVLGLVGVMARKPLENIQLAESLLTIFATRATAELERKRAEEERARLLASEQAARAEAEAANRMKDEFLAVLSHELRSPLNPIIGWSGMLRTQKLNPATTARALETIERNAKLQAELIEDLLDVSRMIRGKLSLNVCPVNLLPIVQAAMETVHLAAAAKSIRLESLLAPSVGLISGDPNRLQQIFWNLLSNAIKFTPSEGRVEIKLDCSDSYAQIEVSDTGKGIEADFLPYVFERFRQADSTSTRSQTGLGLGLAIVRHLTELHGGTVCVDSPGEGQGAIFTVKLPLMMKTELKGLKPEPEAPLSTQPSSGFSTVLEGLQVLVVDDEADSRDFLAIALEQYGARVTAVASVQEALLALQQVKPDVLVSDIGMPDEDGYTLIRKIRAMTPEQGGQISAVALTAYARSEDCERAILAGFQQHVTKPVEAAAFAATIASLARNSLNVVS; the protein is encoded by the coding sequence TTGACCACTGTTCCCTTGCCGCCTAATGAAATAGAACGCCTAGAGGCACTGCGTCGCTACAACATTCTTGATACACCTCCCGAAGAAAGCTTCGACCGCATTACGGCTCTGGCGGCTCGGCTTTTTGACGTACCTATTGCCCTAGTTTCTTTGGTTGACCAATTTCGAGCCTGGTTTAAATCCTGCTACGGCTTTGACACCCGCGAAATTAATCGTGAAGCAACAATGTGTAGCTTTGCAATTTTGTCTAAGGATGTTTTCGTTGTTGCGGATACCAGAAATGACCCCCGCTTCGCTTGTAAGCCTTATGCCATCAGCGAACCGGGGATTCGCTTCTATGCGGGTGCCCCCCTAATTGCTAAGGATGGCTTTAATCTTGGCACCCTTTGTCTTGTAGACAGCAAGCCGCGCCATGAATTAACTGTTGAGCAGCGAGCAACCCTTGCCGACCTAGCGGCGATGGTTGTTGATGAGCTAGAGTTGCGGCTTGCTGCACACAAAATTGCTCAGATGGATGCCGCCCTCATCGAGGTGACTAAGGGAGTTTCAGCAGCGACAGGGGAAGCGTTTTTCTATTCCCTGGCGCAACACCTCACCAAGGCATTGGACGTTGATTTCGCTTTGATTGGGGAACTGGCGGGGAAAGACGAAGATAAAGTCAGCACGATTGCTCTCTATGCCCAGCATGAGATTGCAGACAATATTGAGTATTCACTGCTGAATACCCCTTGCAAACAGGTGATTCGGCAACGAAAGCTATGCTGCTATCCCCGCGATCTCCAAGCGCAATTTCCTGGTAATCTTTTGCTTGCCGAGATGGACGTTGACAGCTATATCGCCACTCCGCTTTTAGGCTCCACAGGCAGAGTATTGGGATTAGTGGGGGTGATGGCGCGAAAACCGCTGGAGAATATCCAGCTTGCAGAATCGCTGCTGACAATCTTTGCGACCCGTGCGACAGCGGAACTGGAGCGCAAGCGAGCAGAGGAAGAACGTGCCCGACTGTTGGCTAGCGAACAGGCAGCACGCGCCGAGGCAGAGGCGGCGAACCGTATGAAAGACGAGTTTTTGGCGGTACTTTCTCACGAATTGCGATCGCCCCTCAACCCAATTATCGGATGGTCTGGGATGCTTCGCACTCAGAAGTTGAACCCAGCAACGACTGCTCGCGCCCTGGAAACCATTGAGCGCAACGCTAAGTTACAGGCGGAGCTGATTGAGGATCTTCTGGATGTGTCGCGGATGATTCGAGGCAAACTTTCCTTGAATGTGTGCCCGGTTAATCTGCTCCCAATCGTTCAAGCGGCGATGGAGACGGTGCATTTAGCCGCAGCTGCTAAGAGCATTCGATTGGAGTCGTTACTCGCTCCCTCAGTTGGTTTGATTTCAGGCGATCCCAACCGCTTGCAGCAGATTTTCTGGAACTTGCTCTCGAACGCGATCAAGTTCACACCATCCGAGGGACGAGTTGAAATCAAGCTTGATTGCAGTGACTCCTATGCCCAGATCGAGGTGAGCGATACAGGCAAAGGAATCGAGGCTGACTTTCTGCCCTATGTCTTCGAGCGCTTCCGTCAAGCTGATAGTACCAGCACGCGATCGCAAACAGGGCTTGGTTTGGGTTTGGCAATTGTTCGTCACCTCACCGAACTACACGGCGGAACTGTCTGTGTTGACAGTCCTGGGGAGGGGCAGGGGGCAATCTTTACGGTGAAACTGCCGCTGATGATGAAGACTGAGTTGAAAGGACTCAAGCCTGAGCCAGAAGCCCCACTTAGTACACAGCCTTCATCAGGTTTCAGCACTGTATTGGAAGGGTTACAGGTGCTGGTTGTAGATGACGAGGCTGATAGCCGAGATTTTCTGGCGATCGCTCTTGAACAGTATGGGGCGAGGGTGACAGCCGTGGCATCGGTACAGGAGGCACTCTTAGCGCTGCAACAGGTAAAACCAGATGTCTTGGTGAGCGACATTGGGATGCCCGATGAGGATGGCTACACGTTGATCCGCAAAATTAGAGCGATGACACCAGAGCAAGGAGGACAGATTTCAGCGGTAGCACTGACTGCGTATGCCAGAAGCGAGGATTGCGAGCGTGCGATTTTGGCAGGCTTCCAGCAGCACGTCACTAAGCCTGTCGAGGCAGCCGCGTTCGCTGCAACCATCGCTAGCTTGGCGAGAAATTCTTTGAATGTAGTTTCCTAG
- a CDS encoding aminotransferase class IV — MYWYNGNLIESGTLELAIDDPGLLYGAKVFTTLRVYEQSLESPRTNWKGHCDRLNCSVQTFGWQQPDWEKLRQQAAALIPHFPVLRITLFPDGREWISGRFFPGDLTERQKYGVKSWLAAEPLFCRSIPEHKTGNYLPAWLALRKAQQMEATEAILVDDRGNWLETSTGNLWGWRDGKWWTPPLDAGILPGIARSQLINWLASQNLTPGQVPWDADFVKGLSVLAYSNCVVQVVPIHTVLCQEGTLTFDSLHDSIEQLQSLFQCYQAHKAS, encoded by the coding sequence ATGTACTGGTATAACGGCAACCTGATTGAGTCGGGAACCCTGGAATTAGCGATTGACGATCCGGGGTTGCTTTATGGAGCGAAGGTGTTTACAACGCTGCGGGTTTACGAGCAGTCGTTGGAGAGTCCGCGGACTAACTGGAAGGGACATTGCGATCGCCTCAATTGCAGCGTGCAAACCTTTGGCTGGCAGCAGCCAGACTGGGAAAAATTACGACAACAAGCAGCAGCGTTAATCCCACACTTCCCCGTTCTCAGAATTACCCTATTTCCCGATGGGCGAGAGTGGATTAGCGGGCGGTTTTTTCCCGGTGATTTGACAGAAAGACAAAAGTATGGGGTTAAAAGTTGGCTAGCGGCAGAGCCGTTATTTTGCCGCTCAATTCCCGAACATAAAACGGGGAACTACCTACCTGCTTGGCTGGCATTGAGAAAAGCTCAGCAGATGGAAGCGACAGAAGCAATTTTGGTCGATGATAGAGGAAATTGGTTAGAAACCAGTACGGGCAACCTTTGGGGATGGCGAGATGGCAAGTGGTGGACGCCGCCTCTAGATGCCGGAATTTTGCCGGGAATCGCGCGATCGCAACTGATCAACTGGCTGGCAAGTCAGAATCTAACCCCTGGGCAAGTACCTTGGGATGCTGACTTTGTGAAAGGATTGTCAGTTCTTGCTTATAGTAATTGCGTGGTGCAAGTCGTTCCGATCCATACCGTTCTTTGCCAAGAAGGTACTTTAACGTTTGACTCGTTGCACGACAGCATAGAGCAATTGCAGAGCTTGTTTCAGTGCTACCAAGCCCATAAGGCATCCTAA
- a CDS encoding nuclear transport factor 2 family protein, which yields MPILNADFALSFARSWIEGWNQHDIDAVLSHYADDFELASLLIPSIAEESNGVLHGKADVRAYWKKGLAQIPDLHFELKEVLTGVDSITLYYRGHRAWWLKCYGLTVLER from the coding sequence GTGCCAATCCTGAACGCAGATTTCGCATTAAGCTTTGCCCGCAGTTGGATCGAGGGGTGGAATCAACATGACATCGATGCTGTCCTGAGCCACTACGCAGATGACTTCGAGTTAGCTTCCCTTTTGATCCCATCGATTGCTGAAGAATCTAACGGCGTTCTACATGGCAAGGCGGATGTGAGAGCTTACTGGAAGAAGGGGTTAGCGCAAATTCCTGACCTTCATTTTGAACTGAAAGAAGTCCTGACGGGTGTAGATAGCATCACGCTCTATTACCGAGGGCATCGGGCATGGTGGCTGAAATGCTATGGTTTAACGGTACTGGAAAGGTAA